Proteins encoded within one genomic window of bacterium:
- the rny gene encoding ribonuclease Y, producing MEQTLLFGGALLLVGTALGYLVRQLLSAKHASSVEQKSKQIILEAQEKAVGLLDEAKKEERERKIQVDKLEERARHKEETLDQQSKDLVNQEIQLKAELGKVEQSKKDIAEVQNKAVAQLEKIAGLSAAEAKTRLLAEVEDQHRHELVRKLQELEKDKREQIEKKSLEIITGAMQRYARSHVADLTTTVFTIPNEEMKGKIIGREGRNIRTLERLTGAELIMDESPENIIISSFDPLRRETARMALEKLIKDGRIQPAKIEEKVEEAKNELEKRMQEIGEQAALELGIIDFPKEILQLIGRLHFRTSYGQNVLVHSVEMAHISGIMAAELGANVEIAKRGALLHDIGKAISHEVEGTHVNLGRKILQKYNIDPKVILAMEAHHEEYPFATTEAFIVACADILSAARPGARRDTVENYLKRLENLEKIATSFAGVKQAYALSAGREIRIFVVPEKIDDFGAYQLAKDVATKVQAELKYPGEIKVNVIRETRAVEFAK from the coding sequence ATGGAACAAACACTCCTGTTCGGGGGCGCTTTACTGTTGGTGGGCACAGCTTTGGGGTATCTCGTTCGTCAATTACTCTCCGCCAAACACGCTAGCTCCGTCGAGCAAAAATCTAAGCAGATAATTCTTGAGGCGCAAGAAAAAGCCGTCGGTCTTTTGGACGAAGCAAAAAAAGAAGAGCGTGAGAGAAAAATTCAGGTAGATAAATTGGAAGAGCGAGCACGTCACAAAGAGGAGACATTGGATCAACAATCCAAGGATTTGGTTAATCAGGAAATTCAGCTAAAGGCAGAATTGGGCAAGGTAGAGCAATCCAAAAAAGACATCGCGGAGGTACAAAACAAAGCCGTTGCGCAATTGGAAAAGATCGCCGGTTTGTCGGCCGCCGAAGCCAAAACTCGCTTATTGGCCGAAGTTGAAGACCAGCATCGTCATGAATTAGTGAGAAAGTTGCAGGAATTGGAAAAAGATAAGCGAGAGCAGATTGAAAAGAAGAGTTTGGAGATTATCACCGGAGCAATGCAGAGATATGCCCGCTCTCACGTGGCTGATTTGACCACTACCGTTTTCACTATTCCTAATGAAGAGATGAAAGGTAAAATCATCGGCCGTGAAGGAAGAAATATCCGCACCTTAGAGCGTTTAACGGGCGCGGAATTGATTATGGATGAATCGCCGGAGAATATTATTATTTCTTCGTTCGACCCATTGCGTCGCGAAACCGCCAGAATGGCTTTGGAGAAGTTGATTAAAGACGGCCGTATTCAGCCGGCGAAAATCGAAGAGAAGGTTGAGGAGGCGAAGAATGAATTGGAGAAGCGGATGCAGGAGATTGGGGAGCAGGCTGCTTTGGAGCTTGGCATTATCGATTTTCCGAAAGAGATTTTGCAATTGATTGGCCGCCTACATTTCCGCACCAGTTACGGGCAGAATGTTTTGGTTCATTCCGTTGAAATGGCGCACATCTCCGGCATTATGGCCGCTGAATTGGGAGCCAATGTGGAAATCGCTAAGCGTGGCGCTTTACTCCACGACATCGGCAAGGCTATCAGCCATGAAGTTGAAGGCACGCACGTTAATTTGGGCCGCAAGATTTTGCAGAAATATAATATTGACCCGAAAGTTATTTTGGCGATGGAGGCTCATCACGAGGAATATCCGTTTGCCACCACTGAAGCCTTTATCGTGGCTTGCGCTGATATTTTGTCGGCTGCTCGCCCAGGTGCCCGCCGCGATACGGTAGAAAATTACTTGAAGCGCTTGGAGAACTTGGAAAAGATCGCCACTAGCTTTGCGGGTGTGAAGCAGGCCTATGCCTTGTCTGCTGGCCGTGAAATCCGCATTTTCGTAGTGCCGGAAAAGATTGATGATTTCGGCGCTTACCAGCTGGCCAAAGATGTGGCTACGAAAGTGCAGGCAGAGTTGAAGTATCCGGGTGAGATTAAGGTGAATGTGATTCGGGAAACCCGCGCGGTTGAATTTGCGAAGTAA
- a CDS encoding HU family DNA-binding protein — protein sequence MKREGLIEAVMKAAGLETKKAAQEAVNAVFDTITKTLSRGEEVGVTGFGTFRVVKAKARMGVNPKTGEKLQIPAMTKPKFKAGQGLKDAVR from the coding sequence ATGAAAAGAGAAGGATTAATAGAGGCCGTAATGAAAGCAGCCGGATTGGAAACGAAAAAAGCTGCGCAGGAAGCGGTGAACGCAGTATTTGATACCATCACTAAAACCTTGAGCCGCGGAGAAGAAGTCGGCGTAACCGGATTTGGCACTTTCAGAGTCGTCAAAGCGAAAGCTCGGATGGGCGTCAACCCGAAAACTGGAGAGAAGCTTCAGATTCCGGCGATGACCAAGCCAAAGTTCAAAGCAGGACAGGGATTGAAGGACGCGGTCAGATAG